The genomic segment TTGCCAGCAAGGCCGCAAAGGCGGCACCGAAGCGAAAACGCCAGTTGCTTCGGCCTTTGGGCCGCAAGCGGCGTGCGTCAAAACCATCGGATAACTTCATTCCGACCTTCCTCAATGGGTATCGGCCCTTCGACCGGGAGTTGACCGGGATGTTCCTGAGGCTAAGACAATTGCAGCAAACGAGAGGCTTTTGCGGATGAGCGGCGGCATGAACCGCTCATCGAGAGCCGATCAGATCAGATCGTGGGTCAGGGCGAGGGTGGCGAAGTTGTCCGCCATGATTGCCATTTCGGTCTGCTGAACATGCTCGGCGCTCAGGACGCCGCCCTTGTAAGGCAGGTCGCGGGTGGCGCAGGCATCTTCCACGAGGGTGCAACGAAAGCCCAGGTTTTTTGCGGCGCGCACCGTGGTGCTGACGCTGGAATGGCTCATGAAGCCGCAGACGATCAGGTCGAGCGAGCCGAGGTCCTGCAGACGGTCGTACAGCTCGGTGCCATGGAACGCGCTCGGCAGCAGTTTGCCGATGATGGTCTCGTCGGCGTGCGGCTCCAGCCCCGGGATGAACTCACCGCGCTCGCCCTGCGGATCGAACAGGCCACCCACGGTGCCCAGGTGGCGCACATGCACGATTGGCCGGCCGGCTGCGCGGGCAGCGGCTACCAGTTGCTTGATGTTCGCGACGGCAGCATCCATGCCGCTCAGGGCCAGCGGACCACTGAGGTATTCTTTCTGGGCATCGATGATGACAAGGGTCGCATGGCTCAGATTGGCCGCTGCGTAACCGCGACCGCTGAGTTGAAACATCGTTTTTGGAACGGACATTCTGGGGCTCCTTTGAGTGGGGCTTTTGCGACATTGTCCTCTGGCTGAGCGGTTCTGTGAATCGCTACCATCGCAGGCACCGTCGTTGCTGGCTTACAGCCTTGTCAAGATACTCATTCTGTTCAATAGGCAGATGAAAAAACGGATAACTCCTACATCTGATCCGTTGTTTTCCCGCGTCGTCGAGATGCGATTAGGCTGTTAGAATCGCCAGTCGTTTTTTCAGGAGTTTGCCCCCGTGATCACTTCCCGACTTCGTACCCTGCGCGACCACATCCGTTGGGCCGTCAGCCGCTTCCATGGGGAGGATCTTTTTTTCGGCCATGGCACCGACAACGCCTGGGACGAAGCCCGGCAATTGGTGTTGGGTGCGCTGCACCTGCCGTGGGAAATTGCTGACAGCTATCTGGACTGCAATCTGGAAGACGATGAGCTGGTCAACCTGCAGCGCATGCTCAAGCGTCGCATCGAAGAGCGCATTCCGACCGCTTACCTGCTGGGCGAGGCGTGGTTCTGTGGCATGTCGTTCATTGTCGATGAGCGCGTGCTGATCCCGCGCTCACCGATTGGCGAGCTGATCGAAAAACGTTTCGAACCCTGGCTGGGCGCCGAGCCTGGGCGAATTCTTGACCTGTGCACCGGTTCCGGCTGCATCGGCATCGCCTGTGCTTTTGAGTTCCAGAACGCCGAAGTGGTGCTGGCCGACCTGTCGTTCGAAGCGCTGGAAGTGGCCAACCAGAATATCGAGCGTCATGGCGTCGATGAGCGCGTCTATACCGTCCAGGGTGACGGCTTCGACGGTTTGCCGGGTCAGCGTTTCGACCTGATCGTGTCGAACCCGCCTTACGTGGATGCAGAAGATTTCGCCGACATGCCGGACGAATACCAGCACGAGCCGGAACTGGGCCTGGCCTGCGGCGACGACGGTTTGAACCTGGTACGCCGGATGCTCGCCGAAGCGGCGAATCACCTGACCGAGAAGGGCTTGTTGATTGTCGAAGTGGGCAACAGCCAGGTGCACGTCGAAGCGCTGTACCCGGAAGTCGATTTCGCCTGGCTCGATTTCGAGCGTGGCGGGCATGGAGTGTTCATGCTGACCGCCGAACAGTGCCGCGATCATCAGGCGCTGTTCGCGTCCCGCGTCTGACAGGGCAGGTTCCTGTGGTGAGGGGATCAATCCCCTCACCACAAAGAGTTGCCGCCTCATTGAGGCACGACATAAAACCTGTGGGAGCGTGGCTTGCCCGCGATGGCCGCGCCGCGGTTTCAAACCGTCAACGGTGTGTGGCAATCCAGATCAACAACCCCGCCTGAAACACCGCAAACGCCACCAGGCACGTAATCGTAAAGCGCAGCCCCGCGTCTTCGCGCTTGTACTTGCTGACCTTCTCTTCGTGCTTCTTGAGTTTGACTTCCTGCTCGGCCAGGTTCTGCTCCGCCTGCTGCAGCATCTGCGCGGCTTCGAGAATCTCGACGATTTGCAGTTTTTCGCTGTTCCAGTCGGTCAGCAGATCGCCCACCTGAACCTCTTTGACACTGCCCTTCAAATGCTGGGCGTCGGCATACACCACGTCAAACCCGTGTACCCGCAAGAAGTGATCGCGGCGCAGTCGCGTGTCTTCGTTCAGTGCGTCCTTGTTATTCAGGTCGCTGCCGTCGACGGTGTAAGCGGGCCAGCGTTTTTTCGCCCAGGTGATGCCCTGGGCGGCCATGAAGCGGCCAATGCCACGGTTCATCGGTTCTATCTGCAAGCCGCTGTCCGGGCCGAAACGCACGCGCTTTTCGCCATGGTCGACCCACACGTCGAGGATGTTCTGCTCCTTGCGCACGCGCTGGCCCGGCAGTTTGATGCTCATGCGCATCAGGCTGTGGGCCTTGTCGTTGCGTTCGGCGTAACCAAATTCGACAAAGCGCAATGGCCGGCCACCGGTATTGCGGTCGGTCTGCAATGGCGCCAGGCGAAGCATCTTGTGGTGCTCGGCGTGGACGTCCGCCCATGGCAGCTCGACCGCTGGCGGTGTGTCTTTTTCAGCGGTGGTGTCGGGTGAAGTCTGGGTATCAGTCATAACGGCGAGATCCTGTCCAAGCGCTTATCGCCAGTCCTGCGCTGGCAACAAACGGCTTATCGGCCGTTTTTTTCAAGACTGGAGGGCAACAGCGCTTAACGGGTGTGAAGTCCGTCAATAAATCCGATTATTTTCTCTCCCAGCTCCGCCGCCAGCGGCAGCTTTGGATCTTTATAAGAGGCCAACTGCTGCTTCAGATCCATGGGCACGATGCGCATGACATGATTCATACCCTCGACTACGGCCAGTTCAGCGTCGGGTTTCGCCGCTTTGAGTGTTTGTGCGTCACCGACGCTGACCTGAATGTCGTGGCTGCCCTGAACAATCAGCGCCGGTATGTTCAACCGGGAAAAAGCGGCCGCTGGGTCCTGACGGAACAGTGAGATCAGATACGGCTGCACGCTTGGACGGAAAATGACTTCCAGCGGTTGTGGCACGTTGTCATCAACCTGGCCGGCCTTGAGGCTGTCCAGCAATTGGTTGCTGCGCAGCATCAGTTGCGGCGGCAGTTGATTGCTCAGTTGCTGGCGCAGTACCTGATCGATAGGCCGGCCGCTACCGGACACCGAGATCAGTGCATCAGCACCACTTTTCGGCGCAGCCAGCGTCGCAATCAGCGCGCCTTCACTGTGGCCCAGCAGAATCAGCTTGCCCATTCGCGGGTCGGCCTTGAGCTTTTGACTCCAGGCCACGGCGTCGGCGACATAGGCGTCCACCGACAGATTGCGCTCGTCCGGCGTCGCCGCAAGGCTGGCGGCCACGCCGCGTTTGTCGTAGCGCACACTGGCAATGTTGTGGTTGGCCAGCAACAAGGCCAGCCGTTTGAGGCTGTCAGTGCGCCCGCCATCGGTGTTGTTGCCGTCACGGTCTGTAGGACCGGAGCCTGAAATGATCAGGACAACCGGCACCGGTTTGTCGGATTTTGGCAGCAACAACGAGCCGAAAAGCTCGCCGCTGCCGGTGTCCAAAGTGATCGGTTGTTGCAGGACTGTCGCCTGGACTACGTTAGACAACAGGCCGGTCATCAGGGTAAGGCTCAAGACAAGAACTCGCAGCATCATCACGCCATCATTCGCAAAGGTGCCGATTGGACTCGCAGGCACCCATAAGGTTCGAGGATGAACTAGTTGAGTTGCCTGCGTATACTGGCGCGCATTACGTATTCAGGTTCGATTACACGGAGCGTCCCGCATGTCCGGCAATACCTACGGCAAGCTGTTCACTGTCACCACCGCAGGCGAAAGCCATGGTCCGGCGTTGGTCGCCATTGTCGACGGCTGCCCACCGGGCCTGGAGATTTCCCTTGAGGATCTGCAGCGCGACCTCGACCGGCGCAAGCCCGGCACCAGCCGCCACACCACCCAGCGCCAGGAAGCCGACGAAGTCGAAATCCTTTCCGGCGTGTTCGAGGGCCGCACCACCGGTTGCGCCATCGGCCTGCTGATCCGCAACACCGACCAGAAGTCCAAAGACTACTCGGCGATCAAGGACTTGTTCCGCCCGGCCCATGCCGACTACACCTATCACCACAAATACGGCGAGCGCGATTACCGCGGCGGCGGTCGCAGCTCGGCCCGTGAAACCGCCATGCGTGTCGCGGC from the Pseudomonas sp. N3-W genome contains:
- a CDS encoding alpha/beta hydrolase → MMLRVLVLSLTLMTGLLSNVVQATVLQQPITLDTGSGELFGSLLLPKSDKPVPVVLIISGSGPTDRDGNNTDGGRTDSLKRLALLLANHNIASVRYDKRGVAASLAATPDERNLSVDAYVADAVAWSQKLKADPRMGKLILLGHSEGALIATLAAPKSGADALISVSGSGRPIDQVLRQQLSNQLPPQLMLRSNQLLDSLKAGQVDDNVPQPLEVIFRPSVQPYLISLFRQDPAAAFSRLNIPALIVQGSHDIQVSVGDAQTLKAAKPDAELAVVEGMNHVMRIVPMDLKQQLASYKDPKLPLAAELGEKIIGFIDGLHTR
- a CDS encoding cysteine hydrolase family protein; this translates as MSVPKTMFQLSGRGYAAANLSHATLVIIDAQKEYLSGPLALSGMDAAVANIKQLVAAARAAGRPIVHVRHLGTVGGLFDPQGERGEFIPGLEPHADETIIGKLLPSAFHGTELYDRLQDLGSLDLIVCGFMSHSSVSTTVRAAKNLGFRCTLVEDACATRDLPYKGGVLSAEHVQQTEMAIMADNFATLALTHDLI
- the prmB gene encoding 50S ribosomal protein L3 N(5)-glutamine methyltransferase — encoded protein: MITSRLRTLRDHIRWAVSRFHGEDLFFGHGTDNAWDEARQLVLGALHLPWEIADSYLDCNLEDDELVNLQRMLKRRIEERIPTAYLLGEAWFCGMSFIVDERVLIPRSPIGELIEKRFEPWLGAEPGRILDLCTGSGCIGIACAFEFQNAEVVLADLSFEALEVANQNIERHGVDERVYTVQGDGFDGLPGQRFDLIVSNPPYVDAEDFADMPDEYQHEPELGLACGDDGLNLVRRMLAEAANHLTEKGLLIVEVGNSQVHVEALYPEVDFAWLDFERGGHGVFMLTAEQCRDHQALFASRV